In Vigna angularis cultivar LongXiaoDou No.4 chromosome 8, ASM1680809v1, whole genome shotgun sequence, the DNA window aaactattctatATCCATTAGAAAGTTGTTAACAATAAGTAATCTGATTACTTATATCATCccaagcatatataatcaatgTTATATATATGATCTCAACTTAACTAAATTTTCTTCATtacaaattatgtttatttttaaccaacatttatttttattttttaattacaacaaACTCAACATACAATACTatcattattcttattatttttattattattttaatctataatTTCGTCTTCACTCAACTATGACTTCGAATAATAGAGGAGAACTTTTTGTGTTCAAATTCAGTAAAAACAACTTTTTGTTTAGACGAACATGTGAATATTTTCGttgatattttatgtatttaattgaactttttctttcattgacTTCCAATAAGTTCAAGGATATATATCTTAAAGAAGCACATTCTCATTCTTTGAAAATCTAATTttctaaatcaaaatttaaaaaattcctCTTTCTTTTACATGAGTTATAAAAGATAACTATTTTtcaatcaaaaataaaataaaaaatctaatatgTTTATGTGTCCCATATCTTAATTTGATAATGATTTCTATTAGGAATCTAAATGAGTTTAAGCCTCATTTATGTAGAAATGAGAGAATGGACCACCGTATAAAGGTAAAGATTTAATAATCCATTCtcttaagattttaaattgagAGAGTAATATAAATTTCTTATGATTAGAATCATATTTCATTGGTGTTGTATTTCCCAAACACTTCTCTTTATCAATCCAACAATGTTAGTTTGGTAACATTGTTATTAgttaaaggtttaatacctcttttggtccctcgaaaggggccaaaagttcaatgtggtcctacgtttttttagaagttcaatgtggtcccaacttttgtaaaaagtgtgcaattaaattcttttttgtaacagcgttaattttttaacgggCCAACTAACAGGGTGGACTGAAGTTTGCTACGTGGTTGTGTGAGGGTAATACGTGGTTGTGTGAGGATAATACGTGGCTGTGAGAGGGTAAACGTGTGTATATTACTGTGGTTAAGAAATCAGAGGTTAGGGTTTGAGTTGCAGAGAAATTGGTAATTTGGGATTTATCATTGTGAAGGAAGTGTGTTGAAATCTGAAGCGCCAATTGGAAACCGCAAATCTGAAGCGCAAATTGGACCGCGGTGGCGATGAGTTGAAGATATTCTACTTCCTTGAGAAGCTAAAGCGTGAAGCGGCGCGGAGCGGAGGCAGAATCATCACCATACACGGCAATCACGAAATCATGAACGTTGAGGGCGATTTCCGCTTCGCAACAGAATTCGGCATCGAGGAATTTAGGGTTTGGTGGGAGTGGTTCCAAGTTGGGAACAAAATCAAGAGTTGCCACGGTTTGGAAAAACCGAACGACCCAATGAGAGGCGTTCCCTCGTCGTTCCGCGGAGTGAGGAAAGAGTTCCATGATGGGTTTGTCGAAGGGGTGTGGTGACGGTTTGCCGGAAATTCGGGTTAAGGATATTAACGTCGAATCCCTTATATCAGAAAAAGGCTACGGTGGATGTTGGAAAGGAACCAGGGCTCGGAATGTTGCTTGGGGAACAGGGTGGACCAAAGCAAGTCGAAGTCCAGGCTTAAAGAATTATAGTGGATTGCCTATACCATCATTGATTAGTATGTCATTATTTCCAATCACTCTGTATCATTGTAGACTATTAGTATGTTTGGTTTTGCTTTTGAAGTTACACATCCATATttcatgtataaaaaaatggaattatttaaaatattttcaactcaaGTTCATCACCTTTTACATCTGAAAGGAAACTAACCCTAACCTGATTTGCAATTTCTAATTTGTGCTTCAGATTTGCGGTTTCCAATTCGCGCTTCAGATTTCAACACACTTCCTCCACAATGATAAATCCCAAATTACCAATTTCTCTGCAACCCAAACCCTAACCTCTGATTTCTTAACCACAGTAATATGCACACGTTTATCCTCTCATAGCCACGTATTACCCTCACACAGCCACGTATTACCCTCACACAGCCACGTAGCAAACTTTAGTCCACCCTGTCAGCTGGcccgttaaaaaattaacgccgttaccaaaaaggatttaattgcacactttttacaaaagttgggaccacattgaacttctaaaaaaacGTAGGACCACTTTGAACTTTTGGtccctttcgagggaccaaaagaggtattaaaccttaGTTAAACTATCGAAATTATAATTTCCCACCAATTtcaattctaattaaatttaagcaCGGTTTATGTATGTAATAATTGATGTTTAAACACTACAAGTAAacattgaaataatatttactttttgtgGTGTTTAAAAGTCATTACCAATTCATTAACTTGTCTAATGCTTAAACTTACTTTTTGTATTCCCTGGTTCTTTTATCCttgtactatatgaaatataccgatCGGAATTAATTGTCATTTATGGACAATTAACAGGTATTAATAGGTCAGATTGCCTTACGCTTTACAATTATACGgtattattgggtttgattgcctaaaaatatattgcactaatggttaatcaatgaaCTTGGCTATCACAAGtcctataaatatacaattgatGTCTAGGTACAATGATCTtgatctattataataaaatatagacatctttataaaacatatctgacttaagcgtcggagtgtcttctgcaggtcaacaacccaTCGGAGTGGATTGCGTTCTCAGAGAGGATTGGACGATCGAAAGAAAGCATAACAAGGAAGGATGACCGACCCTCGGACAAATTCaactgaaacattttggcgcccaccgtggggtcgACCGACATCCCCATGAAACCACGAGGAACGAGACATGTAGACGTGCGCTCGGCCTCGACATTGCTACTTCGGATCAATACCAGGTTTTGCAACAAGAGTACAAAATTCCATAATAATCTCTAAAGGCATGTCTTTAGTTTTGAGAACTTTCAAGAACGTTCAGCCCTACATCCAACCTTGAAGGTTCAGTCttacgttcaaccttgtcaggttcttgctttttattataatttatataatatattgaagcatttattttattttgtttaactcatttttgtgagtaaaaatattctttacACGAAGGTTCAGTCttacgttcaaccttgtcaagttctactttatattataatttataaattataatatattgaagcatttattttattttgtttaactcacatttttgtgagtaaaaataaggtttagtcttacgttcaaccttgttaggttccactttttattataatttataaattataatttttattttgtttaactcatatttttgtgagtaaaaatatcctccaatttacattattttatttaactcatatttttgtgattaAAAATATCATGTGCAAGAGTCCAATGTTTAGCCTTATTAGGTTCTAATATGGCtcctcattataaaaataaaatatgaaatattttatttaacacatatttttgtgagtaaaaatatcctgcacaggaaAGTTCAGACCAACGTTCAACCTTATCCGGTTCTAATGCCATCtcattattgaatattttatttaacgcatatttttgtgagtaaaaatatcttgcACAGGAAGGATCAGACCAACGTTCAACCTTATCAGGTTATAATGTCATCtcattattgaatattttatttaacgcatatttttgtgagtaaaaatattctaCGCaagaaaaagttctaaaaagaactcttATCGTTCGTCGCTCGGCCTAGGAAAAAGTTCTAGAAAAAGAACTTTTATCAGTCGTTGCTCGGCTCCGTTCGTCGCTCAACGTGGGAAAAGGCTCTCGGTCTATTAAGCTCAAAAGGGAGTCCCCACCGATCATTGCCCAACGTAGGAAAAGACTCTCAGGCTATTATGCTCAAAAGGGAGTCCCTACCATTCGTTGCTCAATGTGGGAAAAGACTCTCGGACTATTAAGCTCAAAAGGGAGTCCCCACCGATCATTTCCCAACGTAGGAAAAGGCTCTCAGGCTATTATGCTCAAAAGGGAGTCCCTACCGTTCTTGCTCAACGTGGGAAAAAGCTCTCGGGTTATTAATCTCAAAAAGGAGTCCCCACCGATCATTGCCCAACATAGAAAAAGGCTATCGGGCTATTATGCTCAAAAGGGAATCCCTACCACTAGTCGCTCAACGTAGGAAAAGGTTCTCGGGCTCTTAAGCTCAAAAGGGAATCCCTACCACTCGACCTAaagaaaaaagttcaaaaaaaaactcttatcagtcaaCTACTCAACAAGTCCAGTCCTTTCCCGCTCGGACCACCTACGTTTAGCTTTATCAAGTTCCAATGTCTTCtcattattaaaatagatattgaagtgtttactttattttgtttaacgcATATTTTTTGGAGAGAAAATTTCTTGACAATATGTCGCTTGGTACAGAAAGAAATGAAGACTTAAAGCGCATCGAAAATAGACTCCCTAAATACAACGTGAGCGACCTCTTTTAAAGCTCATAATAATCCCTATGCACCTCTTTTAATAAAGAGCTTGCTtggacttggggggcttatgtactatatgaaatatatcgTCGAAATTAATTGTCATTTATGGACAATTAACAGGTATTAATAGGTCAGATTGTCTTACACTTTACAAATATATGGTATCATTGGGtttgattgcctaaaaatatattgcactaatggttaatcaatggacttGACTGTCACAAGTcttataaatatacaattgatATCCAGATACAATGATCTtgatctattataataaaatatagacatctttataaaacatatctgacttgagcgtcggagtgtcttctacATGTCAACAATCCATCGGAGTGGATTGCGTTCTTAGAGAGGATTAGACGATCGAAAGAAGTAGAGTAAGGAAGGATGACCGACCCTCGGACAAATTCAATCGAAACAATCCTTATAATAGAAAGTGTGATTATTTTGATAGTACAAAGTATCTTAGAACATTTACatcaaaatagaaaacaagTTTCAACAAAACAAACTTATACATGTctaacttaaataatattttatttttcatgaaagGCATCTTAgttttagttcatattattatcattatgcTTGTCctgctaatttttttttaataattatattttattttgtttagtatTGATGACTTCATTGCACATCATGACGAGAAAAAAACATGTaacaaaaaagtttaataatgaATAgcatttaaaagtataatattttttaaaatgtaatatatcAAACATGGCCAATCTTTTAAGACATCAATGTTGTAAAAcgtttatttgaaatatataaagatgGATTATTGTGTTAATgcaatatttacaaaataaaaaatattattgtaagcgaatttaagtttaaaaattgcATATTCATTATGCATTACCTTCAACACTTCcaaaatcatcttcaatgttATGCATTACCTTATTTGCAAACTCCAATTGTAAATTCGTTTGATCTCTGATGGAGATCTTCaacatatttttatgataagaCATATCAATTAtgaaactaaataataataataataataattcaataataaaaaataaatgttaatactattttaataagtatattttaaattttattttattttaaaaaatttgtttggaactaaaattaacataaatttatatatatattataaatttgttttacgagaaaaaaaattatagtaacATGAGGAGAATGTTGAGGGTCGTGTTCATTTGATAGATGaattttaggcttaatacctcttttggtccctcgaaagaggGAGAATGTTCAGAATCATcctatcttttttaaaaagttaaaaatgatttCAACTTTTGAAGAAACTTGtcaaattaatcattttttgtTACGACGTCAAATTTCTAACGGTGCATCTGTCACCCTGGAGAAAACTTAATGACGTGGCACACTGAGGTAATATAACatgtcaattttgaatttttaaaaaaaaagttgtttgcCACATTAGCTCTATCTTCCACCTCTAGAAACGTTAGAGCCACAAGCTGCCGCCATCAACACCTCAGACCACCGCTAAGGCTACCAACTTCTTCCTAACAACCCGATCACATTTTTCTCCTCCATATACAACTGCAACAAAACCAAAAAACCACCATCATCTTCTTTGCTAGACTTTCGAAAAACTCAGAAACaaaaacgcgagcttctccacCAATCTCCTCCTTCGAAACCTGCAAGAAATCGTACAAACCTAAAGAAACCCAAATCAAGCCTCATCCATAGCCACCGAGAACTTGCGAAAACCAAATCCCATATTAACACTAATCGCAAAACAGGAAAGCCCAAATTAGGAACCCTAATCGTGAGTTCATCACGAATAAAAAAACACCCAAATAATTTGACTGGAAAAAAATTGGAGGAAGGTAGCGTTGGGGTTGAAGGGTTGTTGGTCGTCGGGATCAGAGGGGTCGACGTCGGATCGTATCTCGCGAGGATGTGGTTGGTCTCCTCGATAAGGTTCTGGTTGACGGCGTCAGAATCGGAGGAGCCGAGATTGACGCCGATGGTGCCGCGGAGGACGAGGATGGTGACAAAGCCGCATAGTATAGTGATCTTGATGTTGTTGAAGGTCTTCTAGATCTGGCAGCTGCGGGGGATCCCGGTGGCGCGGCCTCGGGCGTTGGAGGTGGGTAAACGGGTGTTGGTGCTGCGCTTGTGGTGATTGTCTTGCCCCTCACCCCTCATAATGCCAGGCAATCACAGAAACTGGACacataattaagtttttttcagGATGGCAGCTGCATCGTTAGAAATTTGATGTTGTAACCAAAAAAGATTAACTTGACcgattttttcaaaaattaggatcgtttttaactttttaaagatAGAATAATTCTGAACATTTCCGTCTTTCTAGTGACAAAAAAAGGTATTAAACCTGAATTTGAATAGTGTGTTCGGAATTATGTTAGCAACTACTAACTGCCCATTCATGTCAATCCATCAAGAGAAAAGCCTATAAAACCATTGTTTATTAATAATCTATTAAAGATATTGGTTAGTGAGGGAAGGCCATGGGTCCAAGTCTATGTTTGATTTTACTTGGCTGTTGTCTGggtttttcattttgtaattttctcTTACTACCACATTGTTTTTCTCCTTCCACAGTAACTGTGCATGTGTTTTTCTTCCCAGaaaaaatataggtttaatgtctcggtaggtccctattttcggcgtgaatctcaaataggtcccttttcttttcggcgtctcaattgggtccccatttttgtaaaattgtaacaattaaaGGCCTaccgtcaaattggacaaacggccgtttaattgtttattacgTGGCATGGTCAGTGTTTTCAGTAATCATAGgtggaattaaaaaagagttttgtattaaaaactaTGAGATTAAATCAGCTTTAGAGAAAGGGCACAGTGGGAATTCCCACTTCATCTTCCCCTCTCCTTCTCACACACAACCAGAGTTCGATGATCTCGTTCAGAGACTCTAACCGATGGCTCAGCTCACCCACCTGAGCCCGGAGCACCGAGTTCTCAGCCTCAACGCTCAAGAACTGCTGCGTGGTGATGTTGACGGTGGTGAGTATCTGCTGATTCTCCTTTCTTAGCTGAGCCACTTGGGTAACCAGATCGTCCAAGTGCTTCTGCTTCCTCATGCGAGATCGCCGTGCAGATTCGCGATTCGATgtcattctcttcttctttctctgaTCCATTACCGCTTGCAAGTCCTCCTCAGAACCCGAGTTCTGAAGCAGAGAGGATGAACTCGAACATGTTCCGCTTGAGGAAGCCATGGGTCCTGCGCCTAACAGTGCGCGATTTGTGATTGTTGGGTTCTTCTTTGTAGGTCTGGTTTTTATGCAGGTTCGATTGTAGAGCGGGAAGGTGCGGTGGCGTGTGATGGCTGCCATGGAGGTTGGGCAACGGCGAGGAAGCTCGCGAGGTGAGGGAGGTTAGTGGTGGTCGCGGCATGGTTGGTGAAGATCGCGAGGTGATGATCCGAGATGAAGGTGCGATTGGGTtccgagaatggagaagatgaagatggttggGCCAAGCTTTCGTCAATGGAGGAGAGGCGCGATGAAGGTTGCGGCGGTCTTGGTTGAGGCACCGTGGTGGTCCGTTGATGCGCCGGCGAGAAAGGAATGAGATGATGTTCTGGCCGTGGCGACAACTTGCGGCATTGGCGGGAGCGGCGGAAGCGGAACGgcagtggcggctagggttaGGGTTTCAGTGGGTGGAAGATGATAGGGCTGACGTGGCGCGAGGTTGAAGAGAAGGTGTTTGATAGAAAGTATGGGAATCATAATCAGTTTTCCCACTATGCCCTCTCACTAAAGCTGATTTAACCTcatactttttaattgaaactcttttttaattccacCTGTGATTACTGAAAACACTGTTCATGCCACCTAACAAACAATTAAATGGtcgtttgttcaatttgacggcagacccctaattgttacaattttacacaaaaaaggacccaattgagacaccgaaaagaaaagggacctatttgagattcacgctgaaaatagggacctaccgagacattaaaccaaaaatataataataattctttctttcttttttatggaTTCCAAGTTAAACTAAACAAATTATTAGGTGAGGAAAAGAAGGCAGAGAGGTGGAAGAAAAAGGAACTTTGAACCTTATATTTCTCACTATAGCCTGCTAAccttattttgtttaaaaaaaaatagaaattatatagttttgattCATCTATATactttaatagttttttttaaagagtCTATGaacacattttaataattattaaaagttatttttaatataatttttatatatttattatatgaaaagataaattttaattttaatttatatatttttaattataccTCTCACTTATTCTAGTCTAACTTTTGtgtacaaaatataaacattccattgaattaaaaaatattttacaaataactcttataagaaaataatcatTCCTTTGAATCAGTAATCATGTTGATATATTTcgagatattttattttttaaaactttaatataaaattaaccaatattaattaaatttaagtaaagTTAAATAAAGTATTGTATAATGTTTCATAAAATTAAGGATACAAAAAATAAGACAAAGAGCAAGTTGGCCAGAAATAAACAAATAAgtgaataaaattaacaaaacaaactATTTCTTTCTATTCCCGTTTACAGTGTGTTTCATAAAcaaatatgatttaatattttgtaaaagaaattaaaaatcttaagaaaataaaagaataacaaCCATCCAATTTCAAAAACAGTGTGTAATGggttaaaaacaaataattgatttttaatatttttaatttaatctaaactatttaattaaaattaggttCATTTTTTGTGGTAATTATAttggaataaaataaatcattatatttttaatttataatcttatattattttatataattttttattaaaagaagttTTATAAGTTTTAACGAGGACCACATGAACAAGTGTTTACTTGCCAAACTAAAATATCCCTGTTATACATGCTGTCAATGAGGTTAAACATATGCTTCATGAACTACGGATTTCTCTTCTATTATCTATACAATGATAATGGTTAACATTTACAATTAAATCAGTCCTTTTATACAAGGAATCCTCCCTCCCCATTCTATCGTCAAAAGGATGAAAGTCTTGATAAATCAACTTGTTCAAATAATCTtacattgaaaaaatatttacattttttattttgcagCTTCCAGAGAACTTTTGAAGTAAATGATTACttctcttaaaataaaaataaactacttgtataaaaataatattaaatattcttatACGGGTCTAGGACAGAGGAGAAAGTCTGGTTGTTGTCTCTGTAGCAGTATCCCACAAAAGGGACAAAACGGTTTTGAGGACACTGCTTGAGAGGAAGATTTAATGAAAGAGTCTGAATCTACATGAAATGAAGACATTCTAAAAAGTGGCTCTGGTGCCAATCTAAACCCTGACCTATGGCAACAGACACAATACCACAAGGGAGTAATGGGGCAAACCTGCATACAAACAACACATCTTAGTAACCTGTGAGACTTAACATCATCATCACTGGAATTTTCACATTGACAAAAACCAAACTCAGGGGATTCAAATGGAACGGAAGCTGAACAAAAACTGCATGTCTCCATTGCTGAACATCTATTGGCCAGGAACCTGCATTT includes these proteins:
- the LOC108344263 gene encoding bZIP transcription factor 11, with translation MASSSGTCSSSSSLLQNSGSEEDLQAVMDQRKKKRMTSNRESARRSRMRKQKHLDDLVTQVAQLRKENQQILTTVNITTQQFLSVEAENSVLRAQVGELSHRLESLNEIIELWLCVRRRGEDEVGIPTVPFL